A genomic window from Clostridium aceticum includes:
- a CDS encoding glycosyltransferase has protein sequence MSGKKLKIIVGIEFNSRANGISRTKDWIDYRMDIFNKFTLQSLKKQTNQDFLVLVRYAEKTTDLIKGALSHYPTLPNNIRFIENEKYESIIEKSIKGYEFLYLVRLDCDDVYHKTFINQLHEYKPKKNTRALINQKGYVYDSVNHRLGNWYYVSPPFYTLIYKVKDYLAGERVPIPKGHCTVIKNPHEIIHKKNYAVIVHGNNTLNAFNNHRTGKIITNKKEIQNILKHFI, from the coding sequence ATGTCAGGTAAGAAATTAAAAATAATTGTTGGAATTGAATTTAATTCTAGAGCAAATGGTATTAGTCGTACAAAAGATTGGATTGATTATAGAATGGATATTTTTAATAAGTTCACCTTGCAAAGTCTTAAAAAACAAACAAACCAAGACTTTCTAGTGTTAGTTAGGTATGCTGAAAAAACCACCGATTTAATCAAGGGTGCATTATCTCATTATCCAACTTTACCAAACAATATTAGATTTATTGAAAATGAGAAGTATGAAAGTATTATTGAGAAAAGTATTAAAGGCTACGAGTTTTTATACCTAGTACGTCTAGACTGTGACGATGTTTATCATAAAACCTTTATTAATCAACTGCATGAATATAAACCTAAGAAAAACACCCGAGCCTTAATTAACCAGAAAGGATATGTATATGATTCTGTAAATCATCGGTTGGGAAACTGGTACTATGTTTCACCCCCCTTCTATACTTTAATTTATAAAGTGAAAGATTATTTAGCTGGTGAAAGAGTACCGATACCTAAGGGACACTGTACAGTTATAAAAAATCCTCACGAAATTATTCATAAAAAAAACTATGCTGTTATCGTTCATGGAAACAATACTTTAAATGCATTTAATAATCATAGGACTGGAAAAATAATAACAAATAAGAAAGAAATACAAAATATTCTTAAGCATTTTATCTAG
- a CDS encoding glycosyltransferase yields MPNRKKIIVDMEFNSRATKCRASKLSRTKAWIDYRISIFNKFTLKSLKKQTNQNFLTLVRYDKNTRNFIKAALSNYAPLPSNVKFIASDEYENIIKKTIVGYDDLYLVQLDCDDMYHKTFIDQLHAYEPKKSTQVLINQKGYVYDSINNRLGHWYYLSPPFYTTINKVKDYLKGKRISIGSHHAIAIKYPHEIIHKTNYMVLIHNKNTMNKFDSHRVGDVITNKGEMQNILKNFM; encoded by the coding sequence ATGCCAAACAGAAAAAAAATCATTGTGGATATGGAATTTAACTCTAGAGCTACTAAATGTAGAGCCAGTAAACTTAGTCGCACCAAAGCTTGGATCGACTATAGAATATCAATCTTCAATAAATTTACTCTCAAAAGCCTAAAAAAACAAACAAACCAAAATTTCTTGACTTTGGTTAGATACGATAAAAACACTAGAAATTTCATTAAAGCTGCTTTATCAAACTACGCCCCCTTACCTTCTAATGTTAAGTTTATTGCTAGCGATGAATATGAAAATATCATAAAAAAAACCATTGTAGGTTATGATGACCTATACTTGGTGCAATTAGACTGTGACGATATGTATCATAAAACCTTCATAGATCAACTGCATGCTTATGAACCGAAGAAAAGTACTCAGGTGCTGATTAATCAAAAGGGATATGTATATGATTCCATCAACAATCGATTAGGTCATTGGTATTATCTGTCTCCTCCTTTCTACACTACAATTAACAAAGTAAAGGATTATTTGAAGGGCAAAAGAATTTCTATCGGTAGTCACCATGCTATAGCAATAAAATATCCTCATGAAATTATTCACAAAACCAACTATATGGTCCTAATTCATAATAAAAATACTATGAACAAATTTGATAGTCACCGGGTAGGCGATGTTATTACTAATAAAGGTGAGATGCAAAATATTCTTAAAAATTTTATGTAG
- a CDS encoding sugar phosphate nucleotidyltransferase, which yields MKGIILAGGTGSRLFPLTKVINKHLLPVGKYPMIYYLIAKMKEAEIKDIMIVSGKEHMGSMISLLGSGTEYGVRFTFKVQDQPGGIAEALGLCEEFVGKDSCTVILGDNIFQDSIYDNVKKFQQQKRGAKILLKQVKDPERYGIAEIKGNTIIGIEEKPQNPKSNYCVTGIYMYDHRVFEAIKTLKPSNRGELEITDVNNWYVKEGTLTYDILKGWWTDAGTFHSLLNASSLASEMDLDILLGRENVKKEADF from the coding sequence TTGAAGGGAATTATTTTAGCAGGGGGAACCGGCTCTAGGCTTTTTCCTCTGACAAAAGTTATAAACAAGCATCTTTTGCCGGTAGGCAAATATCCAATGATTTATTATTTGATCGCTAAAATGAAAGAAGCAGAAATTAAAGATATTATGATTGTTTCTGGAAAAGAGCATATGGGATCAATGATAAGTTTACTTGGTAGTGGTACTGAATATGGTGTTAGATTTACATTTAAAGTTCAGGATCAGCCAGGAGGTATAGCTGAAGCTCTGGGACTATGTGAAGAATTTGTTGGTAAAGACAGTTGTACAGTTATATTGGGGGATAATATTTTCCAAGACAGCATTTATGACAATGTCAAGAAGTTTCAGCAGCAGAAGAGGGGAGCTAAGATATTATTAAAACAAGTTAAAGATCCAGAAAGATATGGAATAGCTGAAATTAAAGGAAATACAATCATTGGTATAGAAGAGAAACCTCAAAATCCCAAAAGTAATTATTGTGTAACAGGAATATATATGTACGACCATAGGGTGTTTGAAGCAATAAAAACTTTGAAGCCTTCAAATAGAGGGGAACTTGAAATTACTGATGTTAATAATTGGTATGTAAAGGAAGGTACTTTGACCTATGACATCTTAAAGGGCTGGTGGACAGATGCAGGAACCTTTCATTCCCTTCTAAATGCCAGTAGCTTAGCTAGTGAAATGGATTTGGATATTTTATTGGGTAGAGAAAATGTAAAAAAGGAAGCTGACTTTTAA
- the rfbB gene encoding dTDP-glucose 4,6-dehydratase encodes MKTYLVTGGAGFIGSNFILYMLKMYDAIKIINIDKLTYAGNLENLKEVENNANHIFAKVDICDKEALMKIFEEYRIDYVVNFAAESHVDRSIHDPEVFIKTNVLGTQNLLDAAKKAWETRAGFDRRKKFIQISTDEVYGSLGDTGYFIENTALDPHSPYAASKAAADLLVKSYYDTYRMPVNITRCSNNYGPYQFPEKLIPLIINNCLNKKTLPIYGDGLNIRDWLYVEDHCRAIDKVINKGLIGEVYNVGGHNERTNIQIVKTIINYMSENLDKSISEDLIRYVEDRKGHDRRYGIDPTKIKEALGWEPTTLFEEGIKKTIHWYTKNKAWLDGVVSGEYANYFKKMYEDS; translated from the coding sequence GTGAAGACCTATTTAGTAACTGGAGGAGCCGGTTTTATTGGCTCAAACTTTATTTTATATATGCTAAAAATGTATGATGCTATAAAAATAATTAATATAGATAAATTAACCTACGCTGGAAATCTTGAAAATCTGAAGGAAGTAGAAAACAATGCAAATCATATATTTGCGAAAGTTGACATTTGTGATAAAGAAGCACTGATGAAAATATTTGAAGAATACAGGATTGACTATGTTGTAAATTTTGCTGCAGAAAGTCATGTAGACAGAAGTATTCATGACCCAGAAGTATTTATAAAAACCAATGTTTTAGGAACACAAAATTTACTAGATGCAGCTAAAAAAGCTTGGGAGACAAGAGCTGGTTTTGATAGGCGAAAGAAATTTATACAGATTTCAACAGATGAGGTATATGGCTCATTAGGGGACACAGGGTACTTTATAGAAAATACCGCCTTAGACCCCCATAGTCCCTATGCAGCAAGTAAAGCAGCGGCAGATTTACTTGTTAAGTCATATTATGATACCTATAGAATGCCTGTAAATATTACTAGATGCTCAAACAACTACGGACCGTATCAATTTCCAGAAAAGTTGATACCCCTTATTATAAACAACTGTCTTAACAAAAAAACATTGCCTATATATGGAGATGGACTGAATATTAGAGACTGGCTTTATGTTGAGGATCATTGTAGGGCAATAGATAAAGTAATTAACAAAGGCTTAATAGGAGAAGTGTATAATGTAGGAGGTCACAATGAAAGAACAAATATCCAAATCGTAAAAACTATCATAAACTATATGTCTGAGAACCTTGATAAAAGCATAAGTGAAGACTTAATAAGATATGTAGAAGATAGAAAAGGACACGATAGAAGATATGGTATTGATCCTACTAAGATAAAAGAAGCGTTAGGCTGGGAACCGACAACTTTATTTGAAGAAGGAATTAAAAAAACAATTCATTGGTATACAAAAAATAAAGCATGGCTTGATGGTGTGGTTTCTGGAGAATATGCTAATTATTTTAAAAAGATGTATGAAGATTCTTAG
- the rfbC gene encoding dTDP-4-dehydrorhamnose 3,5-epimerase: MGNFIFIETPIEGLYIIEQRLFEDSRGYFMETYNHKEFTKAGIDRIFVQDNQSKSQNGVLRGLHFQKKYPQGKLVRVIKGEVFDVAVDLRKTSKTLGQWYGCILNEENKRQFYIPEGFAHGFLVLSETAEFAYKCTEFYHPEDEEGIIWNDADIKIEWPLDKIHEVIQSDKDKNWGTLQNYLR, encoded by the coding sequence ATGGGAAACTTTATATTTATTGAAACACCTATTGAAGGGTTATATATCATAGAACAAAGGTTGTTTGAAGATAGCCGAGGCTATTTTATGGAGACTTATAATCATAAAGAATTCACAAAAGCTGGAATAGATAGGATATTTGTACAGGATAACCAATCAAAATCTCAAAATGGTGTTCTTAGAGGACTTCATTTTCAAAAAAAATATCCTCAGGGTAAGTTAGTTAGGGTGATAAAAGGTGAGGTTTTCGATGTTGCCGTGGATTTAAGAAAAACTTCAAAAACCCTTGGTCAGTGGTATGGATGTATATTAAATGAAGAAAATAAAAGGCAGTTTTATATACCAGAAGGCTTCGCTCATGGTTTTTTAGTACTTTCAGAGACGGCAGAATTTGCCTATAAATGTACGGAGTTTTATCATCCTGAAGATGAAGAGGGGATTATCTGGAATGATGCAGATATAAAGATTGAATGGCCTTTAGATAAAATTCATGAGGTAATACAATCTGATAAGGATAAGAACTGGGGAACACTTCAGAATTATTTAAGATAA
- a CDS encoding class I SAM-dependent methyltransferase, which yields MNRFWDKIIQPIVEKSSAKHIVEIGCARGVNTKKILRFGAKKNIQLSAIDPKPLFSTDDLKAHYKDRFDFYKDISLNALPLLKDYDIVLIDGDHNWYTVYNELKLIEKSSINKAFPIVFLHDVAWPYARRDLYYSPENIPKKFRHPYKKAGMKEGQSDLLKEGGLNAKLNNAIYEGKQRNGVLTAVEDFLKETNCGLSFQMTKKCRGLGIIYPKNKNLDVLIKNLLSKV from the coding sequence TTGAATAGGTTTTGGGATAAAATTATCCAGCCAATTGTTGAAAAAAGTAGTGCTAAGCACATTGTAGAAATAGGATGTGCTCGTGGTGTAAATACAAAAAAAATTTTAAGGTTTGGAGCAAAAAAAAATATACAGCTTTCAGCAATAGACCCTAAACCTTTGTTTAGTACAGATGATCTCAAAGCACACTATAAGGATCGTTTTGACTTTTACAAGGATATCAGCTTAAATGCTTTACCCCTCCTTAAGGATTACGATATTGTTCTTATCGATGGGGATCATAATTGGTACACCGTTTATAATGAGCTTAAACTCATAGAAAAATCTAGTATAAATAAAGCTTTTCCAATTGTTTTTTTACATGATGTGGCTTGGCCCTATGCCAGAAGAGATTTATATTATAGTCCAGAAAACATCCCAAAAAAATTTCGCCATCCCTATAAAAAGGCAGGCATGAAAGAAGGTCAAAGTGATTTATTAAAAGAAGGAGGATTGAATGCAAAGCTCAACAATGCGATTTATGAAGGGAAGCAACGGAATGGGGTCTTAACTGCTGTTGAAGACTTCCTAAAAGAAACAAACTGTGGTCTTTCTTTTCAAATGACAAAAAAATGTCGCGGCCTAGGGATCATCTACCCTAAAAATAAAAATTTAGATGTATTAATCAAAAATTTACTGTCAAAGGTTTAA
- a CDS encoding glycosyltransferase family 2 protein, protein MNNKVKYPQISIIICIHNALEDVKECLSSLYAKKTINFDLIIVDDGSNKETKKFLSQFIKNKPVRLITHKESKGYTVSANEGLKAATGEFLLLLNSDTIVTKGWLEKLIECITTTPKTGIVGPLSNSAGWQTVPDMKDWLTNKLPKGIDLETMSSIVQSVSLKKFPKVPLVNGFCFMIKREVIHKIGYLDEARFPIGYGEEDDYCIRAGTVGYELRIADHCYIYHKKSKSFTLERRKQISRRAGHILREKHGASVVAEYVQKTRNNKDISTLRQRIKLKLDKNK, encoded by the coding sequence TTGAATAATAAGGTAAAGTATCCTCAAATAAGTATAATTATTTGTATTCATAATGCTTTAGAGGATGTTAAAGAATGTTTAAGCTCGCTTTATGCAAAGAAAACAATTAATTTTGATTTAATTATAGTAGATGATGGGAGTAATAAAGAGACGAAGAAATTTTTATCTCAATTTATTAAAAATAAGCCGGTGAGGCTGATTACCCATAAAGAAAGCAAAGGATATACTGTATCTGCAAACGAAGGGTTAAAGGCTGCTACAGGGGAGTTTTTACTGTTATTAAATAGTGACACGATTGTAACGAAGGGATGGTTAGAAAAGTTAATAGAATGTATCACAACAACGCCAAAAACAGGAATTGTTGGACCTTTATCAAATTCAGCCGGATGGCAGACGGTTCCTGATATGAAAGATTGGTTGACAAATAAACTGCCCAAAGGAATTGATTTAGAAACAATGAGTTCAATTGTTCAATCGGTATCTCTTAAAAAATTTCCGAAAGTTCCCCTTGTCAATGGCTTCTGTTTTATGATTAAACGGGAAGTCATTCATAAAATAGGATATCTAGATGAGGCTAGATTTCCTATAGGATATGGTGAAGAAGATGATTATTGTATTAGGGCAGGGACGGTTGGGTACGAATTAAGAATTGCAGATCATTGTTATATTTACCACAAAAAATCAAAAAGTTTTACCTTAGAAAGACGAAAACAAATTAGTAGAAGGGCTGGACATATACTGAGGGAGAAACATGGAGCTAGTGTTGTAGCAGAGTATGTACAGAAAACTAGAAATAATAAAGATATTTCAACGCTTCGTCAAAGGATAAAATTGAAATTAGATAAAAACAAGTAG
- a CDS encoding glycosyltransferase domain-containing protein: MAKNKIAVYTAITGKYEKLKEPRFVSKKCDYICFTDDKSMKSNIWEIRKIKNPSDHLIKTARRYKILPHLYLPDYEYSIWVDGSMLIIGDLNKLLKKELDNEKMAFFKHPTRDCLYDEARVCSRKKDNPKIISKQIERYKLAGYKKNQGLIASGVIMRKHNEAEVKKLMKAWWNEVASFSIRDQISFNYVAWKNKASYKIIQKNIFHNEYFTRTVTGRKRKKN; the protein is encoded by the coding sequence ATGGCTAAAAATAAAATTGCAGTTTATACGGCTATTACTGGAAAATATGAAAAATTAAAGGAACCAAGATTTGTGTCAAAAAAATGTGATTATATTTGTTTTACTGACGATAAAAGTATGAAATCAAACATATGGGAGATACGAAAAATAAAAAATCCTTCTGATCATCTAATTAAAACAGCAAGAAGATATAAAATATTGCCACACTTATATCTGCCAGATTATGAATATAGTATTTGGGTGGATGGAAGTATGTTGATTATAGGAGATCTCAACAAATTGCTAAAAAAAGAATTAGATAATGAAAAAATGGCTTTTTTCAAACATCCAACAAGAGACTGCCTCTATGATGAAGCAAGAGTATGCTCTAGAAAAAAAGATAATCCAAAAATAATTTCAAAACAAATAGAAAGATATAAATTAGCTGGTTATAAAAAAAACCAAGGTTTAATTGCAAGTGGCGTAATCATGAGGAAGCATAATGAGGCTGAAGTAAAAAAGTTAATGAAGGCTTGGTGGAATGAAGTAGCTTCCTTCAGCATAAGAGACCAAATAAGTTTCAATTATGTTGCGTGGAAGAATAAAGCCAGTTATAAAATTATTCAAAAAAATATTTTTCATAATGAATATTTTACACGGACAGTTACAGGGAGAAAAAGAAAAAAAAACTAG
- a CDS encoding glycosyltransferase family protein, with protein sequence MKLKINGGLYEIRKTGKPGDKKFTYTNVKKVTHTNQKKCIHSTMSKAIHTNTKKNTKDRQKICFIICVNDKRKYEKALEHINALKVPDGYKIEKITISDAKYLTEAYNRAMKKTNAKYKVYMHQDVYITNPNFIYDVISVFEKNNKIGMLGVAGAKTIPSNGLLHQSKHKYGNLIHIPHLDGKQLPWKFGNFRDRYETVKAIDGLMMITQHDISWREDIFTGWHFYDVSQSLEFTKAGYKVAVPKMETIWCIHDCPKSEKERHKNYDKYRKVFVNEYGRYLD encoded by the coding sequence ATGAAATTAAAAATAAATGGTGGTTTATATGAAATTAGAAAAACTGGCAAACCAGGAGATAAAAAGTTTACTTATACGAATGTAAAAAAAGTTACTCATACTAACCAAAAAAAGTGTATTCATAGTACTATGAGTAAAGCTATTCATACGAATACAAAAAAAAATACCAAAGACAGACAAAAAATATGCTTTATAATATGTGTTAACGATAAAAGAAAATATGAGAAGGCATTAGAACATATAAACGCACTAAAAGTTCCTGACGGATATAAAATAGAAAAAATCACAATAAGTGATGCTAAGTATCTTACAGAAGCATATAACCGAGCTATGAAAAAAACAAACGCAAAATATAAAGTATATATGCATCAAGACGTGTATATCACTAATCCGAATTTTATCTATGATGTCATCAGTGTTTTTGAAAAAAATAATAAAATAGGCATGTTGGGGGTTGCTGGAGCAAAAACTATTCCCTCCAATGGTTTGCTGCATCAATCAAAGCATAAGTATGGAAATTTAATTCATATACCACATCTTGATGGTAAGCAGCTGCCTTGGAAGTTTGGAAACTTCAGGGATAGATATGAAACTGTGAAGGCAATAGATGGATTAATGATGATTACCCAGCATGATATATCTTGGAGAGAAGATATTTTTACTGGATGGCATTTTTATGATGTCTCACAGAGTTTGGAGTTTACTAAGGCTGGCTATAAGGTAGCAGTCCCCAAAATGGAAACGATATGGTGTATACATGATTGTCCTAAAAGTGAAAAGGAAAGACATAAAAACTATGATAAATATAGAAAAGTTTTTGTAAATGAGTATGGAAGATATTTGGATTAG
- a CDS encoding GT-D fold domain-containing glycosyltransferase — MIKEESLLSADEVTEKMYTAYRKKQGLSIVRLGDGEALALAQEVVLSCDEIKKRKWLPYAGLTVPDLKSRDELAASVKRADIVGVAMNQLPDFTPLLLKGFEAHHIDIKQMTLTNACINYFLMENQRFKKFLLQNPKPRVFLIGNKVDRLLPFLTKEGVRVVGLLKAVRGLKDCSKIVKLTSLYRDRFDVVLVSAGIPAVIISERIAKEYNVIALDFGHAADLIIKRKYF; from the coding sequence ATGATAAAAGAAGAAAGCTTGTTATCAGCAGATGAAGTCACTGAAAAGATGTATACAGCTTATAGAAAAAAACAAGGATTGTCTATTGTTAGACTTGGAGATGGTGAAGCTTTAGCTTTAGCTCAAGAAGTAGTATTGAGTTGTGATGAAATAAAAAAGAGGAAATGGCTGCCTTACGCTGGGTTAACTGTACCAGATCTAAAGTCTAGAGATGAACTTGCTGCTTCAGTGAAGAGAGCAGATATTGTTGGAGTAGCAATGAATCAATTACCAGACTTTACCCCCCTATTGCTAAAAGGTTTTGAGGCGCATCATATAGATATTAAGCAAATGACACTGACAAATGCATGTATTAATTATTTTTTAATGGAAAACCAAAGGTTCAAAAAGTTTTTATTGCAAAATCCTAAGCCGAGGGTTTTTCTTATAGGAAATAAGGTAGATAGATTATTGCCTTTTTTAACGAAAGAGGGTGTAAGAGTAGTGGGCTTACTTAAAGCTGTGAGAGGTTTGAAGGACTGTTCTAAAATAGTAAAGCTCACTTCCTTGTATCGTGACCGCTTTGATGTTGTGTTGGTTTCAGCGGGGATTCCTGCGGTGATTATAAGCGAAAGAATTGCTAAAGAATATAATGTCATTGCATTGGATTTTGGTCATGCGGCGGACTTGATTATTAAGAGAAAATATTTTTAA
- a CDS encoding phage holin, LLH family: MIDLILFIMITFLTVIFIFVVAPVLTKTINNKDVEKVEILVNRVVLFIEQTEKTISNEEKKHLAISYTKTILEYLDIEFNVLLLEILIEAQVYLLKNKKANY, translated from the coding sequence ATGATTGATTTAATACTTTTTATTATGATTACTTTTCTTACAGTCATATTTATCTTTGTTGTAGCTCCAGTCCTTACTAAAACCATCAATAACAAAGATGTGGAAAAAGTTGAAATTCTTGTCAATAGAGTTGTTCTATTTATAGAGCAAACAGAAAAAACCATCTCAAATGAAGAAAAAAAACATCTGGCAATAAGCTATACAAAAACTATTTTAGAATATTTAGACATAGAATTCAATGTATTATTACTAGAAATTTTAATTGAGGCTCAGGTTTATCTATTAAAAAATAAAAAAGCTAATTATTGA
- a CDS encoding RrF2 family transcriptional regulator, translating into MKLSTKGRYGLKAMFDLALHYGDGPIALKHIAERQEISDHYLEQLVAILRKAGLVKSVRGAQGGYMLASEPRNITVGDIIRTLEGPLAPSDCVMEEEPKNCEKANYCATKMVWERIRDSVNEVIDSISLEDMLEDHNKIKNKDNYMFYI; encoded by the coding sequence TTGAAGCTTTCAACGAAAGGAAGATACGGATTAAAGGCAATGTTTGACTTAGCGCTTCACTATGGTGATGGTCCTATTGCGTTAAAACATATTGCAGAAAGACAAGAAATATCTGACCACTATTTAGAGCAGTTGGTGGCTATTTTAAGGAAAGCTGGTCTAGTGAAAAGTGTACGTGGGGCACAAGGTGGATATATGTTAGCTAGTGAGCCTAGAAATATTACTGTAGGGGATATCATTAGAACATTGGAGGGTCCTTTAGCTCCTTCTGACTGTGTGATGGAGGAGGAACCAAAAAACTGTGAAAAAGCTAATTACTGTGCTACAAAAATGGTGTGGGAAAGAATTAGAGATAGTGTAAATGAAGTGATCGATTCTATCTCACTGGAGGATATGTTAGAAGATCATAATAAAATTAAAAATAAAGACAATTATATGTTTTATATATAA
- the nifS gene encoding cysteine desulfurase NifS yields the protein MKVYLDYAATTPVKKEVLEEMLPYFNQHFGNPSSIHSFGRESKKAVDSARDKVAKSLGAKPEEIYFTGSGSEADNWAVKGVAYALKNKGNHIITSKIEHHAVLHTCEYLEKEGFEVTYLDVDQDGLVSLQDLKNAIKENTILITIMYANNEIGTIQPIKEMASIAKEKSIIFHTDAVQAYGTIEMNVEELGADLISISAHKIYGPKGVGALYIKKGIRLHQLMHGGGQEKKRRAGTENLPGIVGFGKAAELAHENIKEHNEHLTQLRDQLIRKLTGKIPYTRLNGHPTKRLPGNVNVSFEFIEGESLLLSLDMLGIAGSSGSACTSGSLDPSHVLMAIGLSHEIAHGSLRLSLGYLTTQEEIDYVVEKLPPVVARLREMSPLYEKVKGEAKSV from the coding sequence ATGAAGGTTTACTTAGACTATGCTGCTACAACACCAGTAAAAAAAGAAGTTTTAGAAGAAATGTTACCTTATTTTAATCAACACTTTGGCAATCCATCAAGCATTCATTCTTTTGGAAGAGAAAGTAAAAAAGCTGTAGATTCAGCTAGAGATAAAGTTGCCAAATCCCTAGGTGCAAAGCCTGAAGAAATATACTTTACAGGTAGTGGATCTGAAGCAGATAATTGGGCAGTTAAAGGGGTTGCCTATGCTTTAAAAAACAAAGGAAACCATATCATTACTTCTAAAATTGAACATCATGCGGTATTACACACCTGCGAATACTTAGAAAAAGAAGGATTTGAGGTTACCTACTTAGATGTTGATCAGGATGGCCTTGTTAGTCTACAAGATTTAAAAAATGCCATCAAAGAGAATACTATACTGATAACTATTATGTATGCCAACAATGAAATTGGAACAATACAACCAATCAAAGAAATGGCCAGTATAGCCAAAGAAAAATCTATCATTTTTCATACAGACGCCGTACAAGCATATGGGACTATCGAAATGAATGTAGAAGAGTTAGGAGCCGACTTAATATCTATTTCTGCCCATAAAATTTACGGCCCAAAAGGAGTAGGCGCTTTATATATTAAAAAAGGCATAAGGCTTCATCAATTAATGCATGGGGGTGGCCAAGAAAAGAAAAGAAGAGCTGGCACCGAAAATCTGCCGGGCATCGTTGGATTTGGTAAAGCAGCAGAATTGGCCCATGAAAATATAAAAGAACATAATGAGCACTTGACACAGCTAAGGGACCAATTAATTCGCAAACTAACTGGTAAAATACCTTATACCCGATTAAATGGTCATCCGACAAAAAGACTTCCTGGCAATGTAAATGTATCCTTTGAATTTATTGAAGGAGAATCACTACTGTTAAGTCTTGATATGCTTGGAATTGCTGGTTCTAGTGGTTCTGCCTGTACATCGGGTTCTTTAGATCCTTCTCATGTTTTAATGGCTATAGGACTTTCTCATGAGATCGCCCATGGTTCATTAAGATTATCTTTAGGGTATCTTACCACACAGGAAGAAATTGATTATGTTGTTGAAAAGTTACCGCCAGTTGTAGCAAGATTAAGAGAAATGTCACCGCTATATGAAAAAGTAAAGGGGGAAGCGAAAAGTGTATAG
- the nifU gene encoding Fe-S cluster assembly scaffold protein NifU — MEHFMNPRNVGEIENPDAVGQVGNPKCGDIMKIYLKIEDGVITDVKFKTFGCGSAIATSSIATEMIKGKSIKEALRLTNSAVAEALDGLPAVKMHCSVLAEQAVKSAIYDYATKHDLHFEELEGFDPNEEHDHHHDEEEQHC; from the coding sequence ATGGAACATTTTATGAATCCTAGAAATGTAGGAGAGATAGAGAATCCAGATGCAGTAGGTCAGGTGGGAAACCCGAAATGTGGAGATATTATGAAAATATATTTAAAAATAGAAGATGGCGTTATTACAGATGTCAAGTTTAAAACCTTTGGCTGTGGTTCTGCAATAGCTACCTCTAGTATAGCTACAGAAATGATAAAAGGAAAAAGCATCAAAGAAGCTCTTCGACTAACAAATAGTGCTGTGGCAGAGGCACTAGACGGGTTGCCAGCTGTAAAAATGCACTGTTCTGTTTTAGCAGAGCAGGCAGTGAAATCTGCTATTTACGATTATGCTACTAAGCATGATCTGCATTTTGAAGAACTAGAAGGTTTTGATCCTAACGAAGAGCATGATCATCATCATGATGAAGAAGAACAACATTGCTAA